The Streptosporangiales bacterium genomic interval CGGCGTCATGTTCGTGACCGTCGTCGGCTCCGCGGTGATCGTCGGCCCCGATCTCGCCGGCTTCGCCCGTGGGCTGGTCCCCACGATCCCGGCGGGATCGCTGCTGTACGCGGTCGGCGTGGTCGGCGGTCTGGGCGGCACGCTCGCCCTCGCGGCGTACGGGTACTGGATCCGTGACAAGAACTGGCACGGCCGGTCGTTCATCCCGCTGATGCGCCTCGACTCCGTCATCGGGTACGTCGCCACGGCGATCTTCGCGCTGTCGATGCTGGTGCTCGGCGCGGAGTTCCTCTACGGCACCGACCGGTCGGTCGAGGGCGACGCCGGACTGCTCGCCCTGGTGGAACCGCTCGCCCAGGAGCACGGTGTCGCGCTCAAATGGCTGTTCCTCCTCGGCTTCTGGTCGGTGGCGTACACCTCGGTGCTCGGCGTCTGGAACGGGATGTCGTACCTCTTCGCCGACATCGTGCGGACGATCAGCGACCGCACCGCGAAGAGTGACACGCCCGAAGGCGAGAGGCCCAACTTCGAGCGGACGCGCTCCTACCGCCTCTTCCTGGTGATGCTGACGTTCCCGACCATCCCCTTGATCCTGCTCGGGCGGCCGGTCCAGCTCGTGCTCATCTGGGTCACGCTCGGGGCGATCTTCCTGCCGTTCCTCGCGTGCACGCTGCTCTACCTGCTCAACGCCCGCAGGTTCGGCGTTCGCCAGGGCGGGATCGTGTCGGTGTCCAACATCGTCCTCGCCCTCAGCCTGCTGGTGTTCGCGGTGCTGCTCGCGCAGCAGGTGGTCGGGCTGTTCTGACCCGGCGCTACGGTAGACGGGTGCAGGAGGAGCCGCAGGACCCGCCGGAGGCGGGCGCGCAGGCGACCAGGCAGGACTTCACCGACTACCGGTTCACGCTGGCCAACGAGCGCACCTTCCTCGCGTACGTGCGCACGGCGCTCGCCCTCGACGCGGGCGGCCTCGCCGTCGCGCAGTTCATCAGGCACCCGAGGGTCGAGGCGGTCAGCCTCGGCCTCTCCGTCGTGCTCACCGCGCTCGGCCTCGTCGTCGCCGTGCTCGGCTACCGTCGCTGGCGCCGGTCGGAGCAGGCGATCAACGCGGGCCGGGCGCTGCCGCCGTTGCAGATCCCGCTCCTCGTCGCC includes:
- a CDS encoding divalent metal cation transporter; its protein translation is MVAGGRFGYTFVWAFVFAAVLKYFLTEALGRWHLATGRTIIEGWRAIGLWAVVFVGVYLVLWAFIYGAAGPATVGLAANAMVPALSVEAWAIVHSLAAFAIVLIGRYGVFELIMKVLVGVMFVTVVGSAVIVGPDLAGFARGLVPTIPAGSLLYAVGVVGGLGGTLALAAYGYWIRDKNWHGRSFIPLMRLDSVIGYVATAIFALSMLVLGAEFLYGTDRSVEGDAGLLALVEPLAQEHGVALKWLFLLGFWSVAYTSVLGVWNGMSYLFADIVRTISDRTAKSDTPEGERPNFERTRSYRLFLVMLTFPTIPLILLGRPVQLVLIWVTLGAIFLPFLACTLLYLLNARRFGVRQGGIVSVSNIVLALSLLVFAVLLAQQVVGLF
- a CDS encoding DUF202 domain-containing protein, with translation MQEEPQDPPEAGAQATRQDFTDYRFTLANERTFLAYVRTALALDAGGLAVAQFIRHPRVEAVSLGLSVVLTALGLVVAVLGYRRWRRSEQAINAGRALPPLQIPLLVASGLAVASLAALVIAVAGR